Proteins encoded by one window of Grus americana isolate bGruAme1 chromosome 7, bGruAme1.mat, whole genome shotgun sequence:
- the ZDHHC6 gene encoding palmitoyltransferase ZDHHC6 isoform X2 produces MGGPGGLRRARRLCHWGPLVALAVVAVCSATAMADAALWYWPLDTAGGSVNFIILLNWTVMILYNYFSAMFVGPGYVPLGWTPEKSQDCMYLQYCKVCQSYKAPRSHHCRKCNRCVMKMDHHCPWINNCCGYQNHASFTLFLLLAPLGCIHASFIFVMTMYTQLYNRISFGWSSVKIDMSAAKRDPRPIIPFGLSAFAASLFALGLALGTTIAVGMLFIIQMKVILTNKTSIESWIEEKAKDRIQYYQTGETFIFPYDMGSKWKNFKQVFTWSGIPEGDGLDWPVRDGCHQYSLTIEQLKQKADKRVRSVRYRAVEDYSGVCCPVTKGVKTFFTTPCTEEPRIALSKGDLILATRGLKHWMYGEKILDSAADGGIRERGWFPRKCVEKCQYDSETDQPVDGEKKNR; encoded by the exons AtgggcgggccgggggggctgcgccGGGCGCGGCGGCTGTGCCACTGGGGGCCGCTGGTGGCCCTGGCCGTGGTGGCCGTGTGCTCCGCCACCGCCATGGCGGACGCCGCGCTGTGGTACTGGCCCCTGGACACCGCCGGGGGAAGCGTCAACTTCATCATACTCCTCAACTGGACCGTCATGATCCTCTACAACTACTTCAGCGCCATGTTTGTCGGCCCGGGGTACGTCCCTCTGGGGTGGACGCCG gaaaaatctcaGGATTGCATGTATCTCCAATACTGTAAAGTGTGTCAGTCTTATAAGGCACCACGTTCACACCACTGTCGAAAGTGTAACAG GTGTGTCATGAAGATGGATCACCATTGTCCTTGGATTAACAACTGTTGTGGATACCAGAATCATGCATCTTTCACTCTGTTTCTCCTCTTAGCTCCACTGGGATGCATTCATGCTTCTTTCATATTTGTTATGACTATGTACACTCAGCTTTACAACAGA ataTCTTTTGGGTGGAGTTCTGTAAAGATTGACATGAGTGCAGCCAAGAGAGACCCTCGACCCATTATTCCGTTTGGACTGTCTGCATTTGCTGCATCTTTATTTGCCTTAGGACTGGCATTAGGAACAACTATTGCCGTTGGTATGCTGTTTATTATCCAG ATGAAAGTCATTTTGACAAATAAAACTTCAATCGAGTCCTGGATTGAAGAAAAG GCCAAAGACAGAATCCAGTACTACCAAACGGGTGAGacctttatttttccctatGACATGGgaagtaaatggaaaaactTCAAGCAAGTGTTTACATGGTCTGGGATTCCCGAGGGAGATGGCCTGGATTGGCCAGTACGAGATGGCTGTCACCAATACAGTTTGACG ATAGAGcaactgaaacagaaagcagacaAGCGAGTAAGAAGT GTGCGGTATCGAGCAGTAGAAGATTACAGTGGTGTCTGCTGCCCTGTGACTAAAGGTGTTAAAACGTTCTTCACAACACCATGCACTGAAGAGCCTAGAATTGCACTGAGTAAAGGAGATCTGATTTTAGCCACGAGAGGCTTAAA ACACTGGATGTATGGTGAGAAGATTCTTGACTCAGCTGCTGATG GTGGAATAAGAGAACGAGGCTGGTTCCCTAGGAAATGTGTGGAAAAATGCCAATATGACTCTGAAACGGATCAACCAGTggatggagagaagaaaaacagatag